One Nicotiana tomentosiformis chromosome 4, ASM39032v3, whole genome shotgun sequence genomic window carries:
- the LOC104115789 gene encoding catalase isozyme 3 codes for MDPYKYRPSSANNSPFMTTNSGAPVWNNNSSMTVGTRGPILLEDYHLVEKLANFDRERIPERVVHARGASAKGFFEVTHDITHLTCADFLRAPGVQTPVIVRFSTVIHERGSPETLRDPRGFAVKFYTREGNFDLVGNNFPVFFIRDGMKFPDMVHALKPNPKSHIQENWRILDFFSHHPESLHMFSFLFDDLGVPQDYRHMEGSGVNTYMLINKAGKAHYVKFHWKPTCGVKCLLEDDAIKVGGANHSHATKDLYDSIAAGNYPEWKLFIQIIDPDHEDRFDFDPLDVTKTWPEDILPLQPVGRLVLNKNIDNFFAENEQLAFCPAIVVPGVYYSDDKLLQTRIFSYSDTQRHRLGPNYLQLPANAPKCAHHNNHHEGFMNFMHRDEEVNYFPSRFDPCRHAEQYPIPLRVLTGKRDKCIVEKENNFKQPGERYRSWAPDRQERFICRWVDALSDPRVTHEIRSIWISYWSQADKSLGQKIASRLNIRPTM; via the exons ATGGATCCCTACAAG TATCGTCCTTCAAGCGCTAACAATTCCCCCTTCATGACAACTAATTCCGGTGCTCCTGTGTGGAACAACAACTCTTCCATGACTGTTGGAACTAGAG GGCCAATTCTTCTTGAGGATTATCATCTGGTGGAGAAGCTTGCCAATTTTGATCGTGAGCGAATTCCGGAGCGCGTTGTTCATGCCAGAGGTGCCAGTGCCAAGGGTTTCTTTGAGGTCACACATGATATTACCCATCTTACATGTGCTGATTTTCTCCGAGCTCCTGGGGTCCAGACACCTGTTATTGTGAGGTTCTCTACTGTTATCCACGAGCGTGGAAGCCCTGAAACCCTCAGGGACCCCAGAGGATTTGCTGTAAAATTTTACACCAGAGAG GGTAACTTTGATTTGGTTGGAAACAACTTCCCTGTCTTCTTTATCCGTGATGGAATGAAGTTCCCTGACATGGTTCATGCACTGAAGCCAAATCCAAAGTCCCACATTCAGGAGAACTGGAGGATCCTTGATTTCTTTTCTCATCATCCAGAAAGTCTGCATATGTTCTCCTTCCTGTTCGATGATCTCGGTGTCCCACAAGATTACAGGCACATGGAAGGTTCCGGTGTTAATACCTACATGCTCATCAACAAAGCTGGGAAAGCACATTATGTGAAGTTCCATTGGAAGCCAACTTGTGGAGTCAAGTGCTTGTTGGAGGACGATGCTATTAAGGTAGGAGGAGCAAATCATAGTCACGCCACCAAGGATCTCTATGACTCAATTGCTGCTGGAAACTATCCAGAGTGGAAACTGTTCATCCAAATTATCGATCCTGATCATGAAGACAGATTTGACTTTGACCCCCTAGATGTAACCAAGACCTGGCCTGAGGACATCTTGCCATTGCAGCCAGTTGGTCGCTTGGTATTGAATAAGAATATTGATAACTTCTTTGCAGAGAATGAGCAGCTTGCCTTTTGCCCTGCCATTGTTGTCCCTGGTGTTTACTATTCAGATGACAAGCTTCTCCAGACTAGGATATTCTCATATTCTGATACCCAGAGACACCGTCTTGGGCCAAACTATCTGCAGCTCCCAGCTAACGCTCCCAAGTGTGCTCATCACAATAATCACCATGAAGGTTTCATGAATTTCATGCACCGTGATGAAGAG GTCAACTATTTCCCCTCAAGGTTTGATCCTTGTCGTCATGCAGAACAGTATCCAATTCCTCTTCGTGTCTTGACTGGAAAGCGCGACAAG TGCATCGTTGAAAAAGAGAACAACTTCAAGCAGCCGGGAGAGAGATACAGATCTTGGGCGCCTGACAG GCAAGAAAGATTTATCTGCAGATGGGTTGATGCTCTATCCGATCCTCGAGTCACTCATGAGATACGCAGTATCTGGATTTCATACTGGTCACAG GCTGACAAATCTCTTGGTCAGAAGATCGCGTCCCGTCTCAACATAAGGCCCACAATGTGA
- the LOC104114040 gene encoding WD repeat-containing protein LWD1, whose protein sequence is MGASSDPNQDGSDEQQRRSEIYTYEAPWHIYAMNWSVRKDKKYRLAISSLLEQYPNRVEIVQLDDSNGEIRSDPKLSFEHPYPPTKVIFIPDKECQKPDLLATSSDYLRIWRVASDNSRVEMKSLLNNNRNSEFSGPLTSFDWNEAEPKRIGTSSIDTTCTIWDIERETVDTQLIAHDKEVYDIAWGGVGVFASVSADGSVRVFDLRDKEHSTIIYESSEPDTPLVRLGWNKQDPRYMATIIMDSAKVVVLDIRFPTLPVVELQRHQASVNAIAWAPHSSCHICTAGDDSQALIWDLSSMGQPIEGGLDPILAYTAGAEIEQLQWSSSQPDWVAIAFSNKLQILRV, encoded by the coding sequence ATGGGAGCGAGCAGCGATCCGAACCAAGACGGGTCCGACGAGCAACAAAGACGGTCCGAGATCTACACGTACGAGGCGCCATGGCACATCTACGCCATGAACTGGAGCGTTCGCAAGGACAAGAAGTACCGCCTCGCCATTTCCAGTTTACTCGAGCAGTACCCGAACCGGGTCGAAATCGTGCAGCTGGACGACTCCAATGGAGAGATTCGCTCCGACCCGAAACTATCATTCGAGCACCCGTACCCGCCCACTAAAGTCATCTTTATACCCGATAAGGAATGCCAAAAACCCGACCTCCTCGCTACCTCGAGCGATTATCTACGGATTTGGCGGGTCGCGTCCGATAACAGTCGGGTCGAAATGAAGAGCTTGTTAAATAATAACCGGAACAGTGAATTTTCTGGTCCGTTGACTTCCTTTGACTGGAATGAAGCTGAGCCGAAGCGAATTGGTACTTCTAGCATTGATACCACGTGTACAATTTGGGATATTGAGAGGGAGACTGTGGATACTCAGCTTATTGCTCACGATAAGGAGGTTTATGATATTGCTTGGGGCGGCGTTGGAGTTTTTGCTTCCGTTTCAGCTGATGGATCCGTTAGGGTTTTTGACCTACGCGATAAGGAGCATTCGACGATAATTTACGAGAGTTCTGAGCCCGATACGCCACTTGTTCGCCTCGGATGGAACAAACAGGATCCTAGGTACATGGCTACTATAATAATGGACAGTGCTAAGGTTGTCGTTTTGGATATTCGTTTCCCTACGCTTCCTGTAGTGGAACTACAAAGGCATCAGGCGAGCGTGAATGCCATTGCTTGGGCCCCTCACAGCTCTTGCCATATTTGCACTGCTGGTGATGACTCTCAGGCGCTTATTTGGGACTTGTCTTCAATGGGCCAGCCTATTGAAGGTGGATTGGATCCAATTCTGGCTTATACTGCAGGTGCTGAAATCGAGCAGCTTCAGTGGTCTTCCTCCCAGCCTGATTGGGTTGCCATTGCCTTCTCCAACAAGCTTCAGATTCTAAGGGTGTGA
- the LOC104115790 gene encoding uncharacterized protein isoform X2, producing MINSEPLRSGVTNSGAVGPTFDKQLPGVTRKTALRDVQNQKSSLISSHQENSLFLGARPIADPTRVCGTKRLTPERPSSTNSNMSLSSNGTNEHILNARRRFDLELGKGRMQNSVDKFVEGTQASKHPCQLQREIPQKQNQQREGSSSHPPVAMPNHLTPMTTYSRGGPSIPNSLGKAANSTHAAQIVSSKFSPEPVLNLDVKVEDQQLTEHFIRLQKFLKQCDELNRTDYIQMLLHLSPAELSRHAVDLEKRAIQLTIEEGKEMQRVKALNVLGKSTLFTNITQTAPLVPTKK from the exons ATGATCAACTCCGAACCCCTTCGAAGTGGTGTCACCAATAGTGGAGCTGTTGGGCCAACGTTTGATAAGCAGCTGCCTGGTGTAACGAGAAAGACAGCTTTGAGAGACGTGCAGAACCAAAAAAGCAGCTTGATAAGTAGTCATCAAGAAAATTCACTTTTTTTAGGGGCAAGACCTATTGCAGATCCAACTAGGGTGTGCGGAACTAAGAGGCTTACACCTGAGCGCCCTTCAAGTACCAATTCTAATATGTCTTTGAGCAGCAATGGTACGAATGAACATATACTAAATGCTCGAAGAAGATTTGATTTAGAACTAGGTAAGGGAAGAATGCAGAACAGTGTGGATAAATTTGTGGAGGGTACTCAGGCATCAAAGCATCCGTGTCAGTTGCAGAGAGAAATTCCTCAAAAACAAAATCAACAGAGAGAGGGTAGTAGTAGTCATCCTCCTGTAGCAATGCCAAACCATTTGACACCTATGACGACATATTCACGTGGTGGACCGTCAATTCCTAATTCTCTTGGCAAGGCCGCCAACAGCACTCATGCTGCTCAAATTGTTTCTTCTAAATTTTCTCCAGAGCCAGTGCTTAATTTGGATGTCAAGGTGGAGGATCAACAATTGACAGAACATTTTATTCGTCTGCAGAAGTTCCTGAAACAGTGTGATGAATTGAACCGAACAGATTACATTCAGA TGCTTCTACATTTGTCACCAGCTGAGCTTAGCAGACATGCTGTTGATTTGGAGAAAAGGGCTATCCAGCTGACAATAGAGGAAG GAAAGGAGATGCAACGAGTGAAGGCCCTAAATGTTTTGGGAAAATCCACCTTGTTTACTAACATAACGCAGACAGCTCCATTAGTCCCAACCAAGAAATGA
- the LOC104115790 gene encoding uncharacterized protein isoform X1: protein MILNETNSANFIFNKYLEPKLPLLKPLSYWRRLSNFAHSFYNQLLQLHLDNYLLPEGTKNNLKMINSEPLRSGVTNSGAVGPTFDKQLPGVTRKTALRDVQNQKSSLISSHQENSLFLGARPIADPTRVCGTKRLTPERPSSTNSNMSLSSNGTNEHILNARRRFDLELGKGRMQNSVDKFVEGTQASKHPCQLQREIPQKQNQQREGSSSHPPVAMPNHLTPMTTYSRGGPSIPNSLGKAANSTHAAQIVSSKFSPEPVLNLDVKVEDQQLTEHFIRLQKFLKQCDELNRTDYIQMLLHLSPAELSRHAVDLEKRAIQLTIEEGKEMQRVKALNVLGKSTLFTNITQTAPLVPTKK from the exons atgattttaaatgAAACAAATTCggcaaattttatttttaataaatatttggagCCAAAGTTGCCTCTTTTGAAACCCCTCTCCTACTGGCGCCGTCTCTCCAACTTTGCGCACAGTTTCTATAATCAGCTTTTACA GCTTCATTTAGACAATTATCTACTTCCGGAAGGTACCAAGAATAATCTCAAAATGATCAACTCCGAACCCCTTCGAAGTGGTGTCACCAATAGTGGAGCTGTTGGGCCAACGTTTGATAAGCAGCTGCCTGGTGTAACGAGAAAGACAGCTTTGAGAGACGTGCAGAACCAAAAAAGCAGCTTGATAAGTAGTCATCAAGAAAATTCACTTTTTTTAGGGGCAAGACCTATTGCAGATCCAACTAGGGTGTGCGGAACTAAGAGGCTTACACCTGAGCGCCCTTCAAGTACCAATTCTAATATGTCTTTGAGCAGCAATGGTACGAATGAACATATACTAAATGCTCGAAGAAGATTTGATTTAGAACTAGGTAAGGGAAGAATGCAGAACAGTGTGGATAAATTTGTGGAGGGTACTCAGGCATCAAAGCATCCGTGTCAGTTGCAGAGAGAAATTCCTCAAAAACAAAATCAACAGAGAGAGGGTAGTAGTAGTCATCCTCCTGTAGCAATGCCAAACCATTTGACACCTATGACGACATATTCACGTGGTGGACCGTCAATTCCTAATTCTCTTGGCAAGGCCGCCAACAGCACTCATGCTGCTCAAATTGTTTCTTCTAAATTTTCTCCAGAGCCAGTGCTTAATTTGGATGTCAAGGTGGAGGATCAACAATTGACAGAACATTTTATTCGTCTGCAGAAGTTCCTGAAACAGTGTGATGAATTGAACCGAACAGATTACATTCAGA TGCTTCTACATTTGTCACCAGCTGAGCTTAGCAGACATGCTGTTGATTTGGAGAAAAGGGCTATCCAGCTGACAATAGAGGAAG GAAAGGAGATGCAACGAGTGAAGGCCCTAAATGTTTTGGGAAAATCCACCTTGTTTACTAACATAACGCAGACAGCTCCATTAGTCCCAACCAAGAAATGA